Within the Luoshenia tenuis genome, the region GACTGGAGGAACGATAGATGAAACCCATCTTAACTGAACTGGGCCGCCGGATGCTGTTTTTCGACGGCGCCATGGGCACATTGTTACAGGCCAGCGGCCTTAAGGCAGGGCAGCTGCCCGAGTTGTGGAATCTGGAACGGCCGGAGTTGATCTGCGATATCCACCGGCAATACCTTGAGGTGGGCTGCGACATCCTTTCAGCCAATACCTTTGGAGCCAATGCCCTAAAGCTCTCCGATACCGGCCATACGGTGGACGAAGTGGTAACGGCCGCGGTATCCTTGGCGCGTCAGGCTATCCATACCTCCGGCAAGGACGGATATGTGGCGCTGGATATCGGCCCGACCGGTAAACTTCTGGCGCCTTTGGGGGACCTGCACTTTGAACAGGCCTACGATCTTTTTAAAGAGATGATGCTGCCCGGCGCCCGGGCGGGCGCCGATCTCGTCTTGATCGAAACCATGGGCGACACCTATGAAATCAAGGCCGCCGTACTGGCCGCCAAGGAAAATACCGATCTTCCGGTATTTGTCACCATGATCTTTGATGAAAAAGGGCATTTGTTGACCGGCGGCGATATTGCAAGCGCCGTCGCCATGCTGGAGGGGCTGGGCGTAGACGCGATCGGGCTCAACTGCGGTCTGGGCCCGGTGCAGATGCTGCCCCTGTTTGAGCAGCTCCATTCCCTGACCTCCCTGCCGATCATCGTCAACCCCAATGCCGGGCTGCCCCAGGTGGTGGATGGAAAGACCACCTACGACATTACGCCAGACGAATTTGCGCGCGCCGTACACGCCATCGCCGCCAAGGGCGCGTGGCTGGTGGGCGGCTGCTGCGGCACTACGCCCGGACACCTGGCCACCGTGGTAGCGCAGTGCAAGGATCTGGCGCCGCTGCCCATCGTCCCCAAGGGGCGCACGGTCATCTCCTCTTATACGCACGCGGTCAGTTTTGGCGCCGACCCCATCCTCATTGGCGAGCGGATCAACCCCACCGGCAAGGCCAAGCTCAAAAAAGCGCTGCGTGAGGGCGATATGGAATATCTGCTGCGCGAGGGCATTGCCCAGCAGCGCAGCGGCGCGCACGTGCTGGACGTCAACGTCGGTCTGCCGGATATCGACGAAGTAGCCCTAATGCCCCAGGCTGTGCGGGCGCTGCAGGGCGTGCTGGACCTGCCTTTGCAGATCGACACCACCAACCTCGCGGCTATGGAGAGCGCCCTGCGCATTTATAACGGTAAGGCGCTGATCAACTCGGTCAACGGCAAGGAAGAGAGCATGCACGCTATCTTTCCGCTGGTCAAAAAGTACGGCGGCTGCGTTATCGCACTTACGCTGGACGAGAGCGGCATTCCGGAAACGGCTCAGGGCCGGGTGGCCATTGCCCGCAAAATTTTAACCGTTGCGCGCAGCTACGGCATTGGTAAGGAGGACATTATTTTTGACGCGCTGGCGCTGACCATCAGCGCAGATCAGCAGGCCGCGCAGGTCACGCTGCAGACCCTTGCCGCGATCCGCCGGGAGCTGGGCGCGTACACTTCGCTTGGGGTCTCCAATATTTCCTTTGGCCTGCCCCAGCGCGAAAATATCAACGCGGCATTCTTTACCATGGCGCTGCAAAGCGGGCTGAACGCCGCCATCATCAACCCCAACAACGCGGCAATGATGAAGGCGTATGACGCCTACCGCGCCCTGGCGGGGCTGGACGACCAATGCATGGACTATATTGCCCACTACTCGGCTGAAAGCCCGGCGCCCAGCACAGCCCCCTCCGTGCAGGCCCTTTCCCTGCGCGAGGCGGTGCTGCGCGGCCTGCAGGAGAGCGCCGCCCAGGCCGCGGGCGAAATGCTGGCCTCTACCCCGCCGCTTGAGATCATCCACGACAGCCTGATCCCGGCGCTGGATCAGGTGGGCCAGGCCTTTGAGAAGGGCACGCTCTTTCTTCCTCAGCTTCTCATGAGCGCGGAGGCGGCCAAGGCCGCCTTTGAGGTGATCCGCGTCCAGCTGGAGGCCCAGGGCGGCAGTGCGCAAGCCAAAAAGGAGAAGATCATTCTGGCCACGGTCAAAGGCGATATTCATGACATCGGGAAAAATATCGTCAAAGTTCTGCTGGAAAACTACGGTTACGATGTGATCGATCTGGGCAAGGATGTGGACCCAGAGCGCATCGTGGCGGCCGCGCAGAAACAGGATGTGCGTCTGGTTGGGCTAAGCGCTTTGATGACCACCACCGTCGTCAATATGGAAGAGGCGATCAGCCGCCTGCACGCTGCGCTGCCAAAGTGCAAGGTGATGGTGGGCGGCGCGGTACTCACCCAGCGCTATGCGGATATGATCCACGCGGATCACTATTCCGGCGACGCCATGGGCGCCGTACGGTACGCTGAAACGGTGTTTGGGAAAAACTAATTATTAGCATAAAGCCGCGTCTGATCAAGCAGGCGTGGCTTAAATTTTGATAAAATGCAACTAATAAGCGCGGCAAAGGAATCATTTCCTTTACCGCGCTTTTGGTCTTAACAGTTAAAACACGATGGGATAAGCCTGCTCCACCAGGTCGTCCAGTACCACCATGGCCAACGGCCGCCCTTTTGAGAAACGGTTTTCGATCAAGATCATCTCGGTGGGCACGTTAGTGGTCATCCCGCTTTTCTGCACCAGCACCAGTTCCTCCGGCTCCTGCACATAATGGACGAATACCAGCGCCTGACCATTGACCCCGTTCTTTTTAAAGTCGATGGTCTTAACGCCCTTACCGCCCCGGCCCTGGGGCTCGTAATCCACTGCCAGGCTGCGCTTGCCGTAGCCCTTGTCGGAGATCACCACGATTTCGCCCTCCTCGCCCACCTGGCGGACAAAGATCACCTGATCCCCATGGCTTAGGGCGATGGCCTTTACGCCGCTGGCCGTGCGCCCCATGGCGGAAACCTGATCCTGTCCAAAGCAGATGCTCATGCCGTTTTTCGTGATCAACAGGCAGTTTCCATCCGGCCGGGCGAACTCCACCGCTACCACCTGGTCGTTATTTTTCAACCCACAAGCCTGAAAAGCCTTTTTCCGAATATTATATTGCTCGTACAGGGATTTTTTGACCATTCCATCCCGGGTGAAAAAGAGCAGTTCCTGACTAAAATCCACCGCGGGCAGCAGCGCAACGACCGTTTCATTCTTCTTTAGCTCCGGTATGAAGTTGGCGATGGGCACGCCCCTGTCCCGCCACTTGCCATCGGGCAAGTCCTCCACATTGATGAACCCGGCGTTTCCAAGGTTGGTAAAGGCCAGCATGCGCTCGTTGGTTTTCATGGGCAGGATCTGCACCACATGATCCCCTACCACAGCGCCGCTCTCCTGCGCGCGGTTGGCTTTTTGGTACAGCCGGTCCGCCACGCGCTTGATCGCGCCGTTGGCCGTGCGCACCACGACGGTATCCTCGACGATCACCTCATCGCCCTGGGCCGGCTCCACCTCGTCCTCGGTATTGAGGAACTGGGTCAGCCGCGGGGTAGCGTATTTGTCCCTGATCTCCTTTAGTTCTTTTTTAATAACGCTCATCAACCGCCGTTCGGAGGACAATATGGCCTCCAGTTCCGCGATCAGCGCCAAAATCTTATTGTATTCCTTTTCCAGATTTTCGATCTCCAGCGCCGTCAGCCGCTGCAACCGCATATCCAAGATAGCCTGAGCCTGCACCTCGCTTAAAGCGAAGCGCTCGATCAGCCGCGCCTTGGCCTCCTTGGGATTCTGGCTGGAGCGGATAATGCGGATCACCTCGTCGATATTGCGCACGGCGATCATCAATCCCGCCAAAATATGCTCCCGCGCCTTGGCCTGTTCCAGGTCGTGCCGGGTGCGTCGGGTCACCACGTCCTTTTGGTGGGCGATGTAGATGCGGTTGATCTCCAGCAGCCCCAGCTGCTGGGGCCGGCCACCGGCAATGGCCACCATGTTGATGCCAAAGGTCACCTGCAACTGGGAGTACTTGTACAGGTAGGCCAGCACCTTTTCCTCGTCCGTATCCCGCCGCAGCTCGATCACCGCGCGCATGCCCTCCCGGTCGGATTCGTCCCTTATATCCGTGATGGCGGAGAGCAAGCCCTTTTTATCCTCCCGCAGCTTGAGGATCTTTTCCAGCAAAGCCGCCTTGTTGACCTGATAGGGCAGCTCGGTGATGACGATGTTTTTCTTGCCGTTTTTAAGCTGCTCTACAAACAACCGCGCGCGCAGCTTGATGCGGCCCCGCCCGGTGGCATAGGCCTGCTCCAGCTCGCCGCCCTCCAGGATATATCCTCCCGTGGGGAAATCCGGCCCCTTTATGATGGCCATCATCTCTTGCAGGGTGATCTTGGGCTTGTCGATCTGGGCGATCACCCCATCGATGGCCTCGCCCATGTTGT harbors:
- the gyrA gene encoding DNA gyrase subunit A; the encoded protein is MAKKRRVEPIPQQKDENIFYQSMEEVMHASMIPYAEYVILDRALPRVEDGLKPVQRRILYTMYELGMTPDKPYRKCARIVGDCLGKYHPHGDTSVYDALVRMAQGFNMRAPLVDGHGNFGSVDGDSAAAMRYTEARMAPPALELLRDIDKDTVRWSLNFDDTLKEPDMLPGRFPNLLVNGASGIAVGLATNIPPHNMGEAIDGVIAQIDKPKITLQEMMAIIKGPDFPTGGYILEGGELEQAYATGRGRIKLRARLFVEQLKNGKKNIVITELPYQVNKAALLEKILKLREDKKGLLSAITDIRDESDREGMRAVIELRRDTDEEKVLAYLYKYSQLQVTFGINMVAIAGGRPQQLGLLEINRIYIAHQKDVVTRRTRHDLEQAKAREHILAGLMIAVRNIDEVIRIIRSSQNPKEAKARLIERFALSEVQAQAILDMRLQRLTALEIENLEKEYNKILALIAELEAILSSERRLMSVIKKELKEIRDKYATPRLTQFLNTEDEVEPAQGDEVIVEDTVVVRTANGAIKRVADRLYQKANRAQESGAVVGDHVVQILPMKTNERMLAFTNLGNAGFINVEDLPDGKWRDRGVPIANFIPELKKNETVVALLPAVDFSQELLFFTRDGMVKKSLYEQYNIRKKAFQACGLKNNDQVVAVEFARPDGNCLLITKNGMSICFGQDQVSAMGRTASGVKAIALSHGDQVIFVRQVGEEGEIVVISDKGYGKRSLAVDYEPQGRGGKGVKTIDFKKNGVNGQALVFVHYVQEPEELVLVQKSGMTTNVPTEMILIENRFSKGRPLAMVVLDDLVEQAYPIVF
- a CDS encoding homocysteine S-methyltransferase family protein, which gives rise to MKPILTELGRRMLFFDGAMGTLLQASGLKAGQLPELWNLERPELICDIHRQYLEVGCDILSANTFGANALKLSDTGHTVDEVVTAAVSLARQAIHTSGKDGYVALDIGPTGKLLAPLGDLHFEQAYDLFKEMMLPGARAGADLVLIETMGDTYEIKAAVLAAKENTDLPVFVTMIFDEKGHLLTGGDIASAVAMLEGLGVDAIGLNCGLGPVQMLPLFEQLHSLTSLPIIVNPNAGLPQVVDGKTTYDITPDEFARAVHAIAAKGAWLVGGCCGTTPGHLATVVAQCKDLAPLPIVPKGRTVISSYTHAVSFGADPILIGERINPTGKAKLKKALREGDMEYLLREGIAQQRSGAHVLDVNVGLPDIDEVALMPQAVRALQGVLDLPLQIDTTNLAAMESALRIYNGKALINSVNGKEESMHAIFPLVKKYGGCVIALTLDESGIPETAQGRVAIARKILTVARSYGIGKEDIIFDALALTISADQQAAQVTLQTLAAIRRELGAYTSLGVSNISFGLPQRENINAAFFTMALQSGLNAAIINPNNAAMMKAYDAYRALAGLDDQCMDYIAHYSAESPAPSTAPSVQALSLREAVLRGLQESAAQAAGEMLASTPPLEIIHDSLIPALDQVGQAFEKGTLFLPQLLMSAEAAKAAFEVIRVQLEAQGGSAQAKKEKIILATVKGDIHDIGKNIVKVLLENYGYDVIDLGKDVDPERIVAAAQKQDVRLVGLSALMTTTVVNMEEAISRLHAALPKCKVMVGGAVLTQRYADMIHADHYSGDAMGAVRYAETVFGKN